From Roseburia hominis, the proteins below share one genomic window:
- a CDS encoding TetR/AcrR family transcriptional regulator encodes MPPRAKFTREEIIEAALTIVKEDGFEALTSRALGAHLGSSARPIFTVFQNMDEVQQAVIESAKTLYKEYVDKGLTWEHPFKGVGTQYILFSVNEPKLFQLLFMTEQPQIPDLSGVLPLIEESYEEILLSIQNDYEINELFAKKLYHHLWIYTHGIATLCATKMCRFTGEEINSMITEVCMSILKNIKEEKNNG; translated from the coding sequence ATGCCGCCAAGAGCAAAATTCACAAGAGAGGAAATTATTGAAGCCGCATTAACTATTGTCAAAGAAGATGGATTTGAAGCCTTAACCTCCAGAGCATTGGGAGCGCACCTCGGCAGCTCAGCAAGACCAATTTTTACTGTATTCCAAAATATGGACGAGGTTCAGCAAGCCGTGATTGAATCTGCTAAAACATTGTATAAAGAATATGTCGATAAAGGGTTAACATGGGAACATCCTTTTAAGGGCGTTGGAACGCAATATATTCTCTTTTCTGTTAATGAACCAAAGCTTTTTCAACTTCTCTTTATGACGGAACAACCACAGATACCTGATTTATCGGGTGTACTGCCATTGATTGAGGAAAGCTATGAAGAAATTCTCTTGTCCATTCAAAACGATTACGAAATTAACGAACTTTTTGCTAAAAAGTTATATCATCACCTTTGGATATATACACACGGAATTGCGACGCTTTGTGCCACCAAAATGTGCCGCTTTACAGGTGAGGAAATCAACTCAATGATTACAGAGGTATGTATGAGTATTTTGAAAAATATTAAGGAAGAAAAAAACAATGGATAA
- a CDS encoding adenylate kinase, with the protein MIILITGASHTGKTALAQKLLEKYKYPYLSIDHLKMGLIRSGNTTLTPVSDEKALTDYLWPIVCEMIKTAIENEQNLIVEGCYIPFEWSKDFEPEYLKNIKYYCLVMSKKYITNHFSDIKKYANVVENRMDDGYCTIETVLRDNAEIVEQCQNYKVNYLLIDDEYQVDIEL; encoded by the coding sequence ATGATTATTTTGATAACGGGAGCATCTCACACAGGGAAGACAGCACTTGCTCAAAAATTACTAGAAAAATACAAATACCCTTATCTATCCATAGATCATTTAAAGATGGGGCTTATTCGCAGCGGAAATACTACGCTTACCCCTGTTAGTGATGAGAAAGCATTGACGGATTATTTATGGCCAATTGTGTGTGAAATGATAAAAACAGCTATTGAAAATGAGCAAAATCTTATTGTTGAAGGCTGCTATATTCCTTTTGAGTGGTCGAAAGATTTTGAACCGGAGTATTTGAAAAACATAAAATATTATTGCTTAGTTATGAGTAAAAAATATATTACGAATCATTTTAGTGATATAAAAAAGTATGCAAATGTTGTAGAAAACAGAATGGATGATGGGTACTGTACGATAGAAACAGTACTTAGAGATAATGCCGAAATAGTGGAACAGTGTCAGAATTACAAAGTCAATTATCTTCTTATTGATGATGAATATCAAGTTGATATCGAACTATAA
- a CDS encoding helix-turn-helix transcriptional regulator: MLNENIKTIRKSKGLSQEELAIKLNVVRQTISKWEKGLSVPDSDMLISISEALETPVSTLLGETVIEPEADDLKAISEKLEIINLQLAQRKITRRKILHWLLISVCVVIITIFAALIVLNSPYLGWDYSDPETAVVGVAFHAFEWLFVKLAPIILIGAIVGIFLTRKKG; the protein is encoded by the coding sequence ATGTTAAACGAGAACATTAAAACAATCAGAAAATCAAAAGGACTTTCGCAAGAGGAACTTGCCATCAAGCTGAATGTAGTCCGACAAACAATCTCTAAATGGGAGAAGGGATTATCAGTTCCTGACTCTGATATGCTGATCTCCATATCGGAGGCGCTTGAAACACCCGTAAGCACTTTGCTTGGAGAAACTGTTATTGAGCCTGAGGCTGATGATTTAAAAGCGATTTCCGAAAAGCTGGAGATTATAAACCTGCAGCTTGCGCAAAGGAAGATTACGAGGCGAAAAATACTTCATTGGCTACTTATCTCAGTGTGCGTGGTCATAATAACAATTTTTGCGGCCCTAATAGTATTAAATAGTCCTTACTTAGGTTGGGATTATAGCGACCCTGAAACCGCCGTTGTCGGAGTAGCTTTTCATGCATTTGAATGGCTGTTTGTCAAGTTGGCACCGATTATCCTTATAGGGGCAATTGTTGGGATTTTCTTAACACGGAAGAAAGGATAA
- a CDS encoding GNAT family protein, which translates to MTCEIRKWKLTDASDLASALSNKHIQDNLRDGLPYPYTEKDGMDYISAMLSANENDTFAFAIIVDNKVIGSIGVFRQENIHRQTAELGYYIAEEYWGKGIMTEAVKQICDYVFKNSDIIRIYAEPFSYNRASCRVLEKAGFQYEGTLRSNAVKGGKVIDMKMYARIKEGI; encoded by the coding sequence ATGACTTGTGAAATAAGGAAATGGAAATTAACAGACGCTTCCGATTTGGCGTCAGCACTTTCCAATAAACATATACAAGATAATCTTCGTGATGGATTACCATATCCCTATACAGAAAAAGACGGTATGGATTATATTTCTGCTATGCTTTCTGCAAATGAAAACGACACTTTTGCATTTGCCATTATTGTTGATAATAAAGTCATCGGTAGTATTGGTGTTTTTCGCCAAGAGAATATACATAGGCAAACTGCGGAATTAGGATATTACATTGCCGAGGAATATTGGGGCAAAGGCATTATGACAGAGGCAGTAAAGCAGATTTGTGATTATGTTTTTAAAAATAGCGATATTATTCGCATTTATGCTGAACCGTTTTCATATAATAGGGCTTCGTGTCGTGTGCTTGAAAAAGCAGGATTTCAATATGAGGGTACATTGAGAAGCAATGCCGTAAAGGGCGGCAAAGTGATTGATATGAAAATGTATGCCCGAATAAAGGAAGGGATATAA